The Antarcticibacterium sp. 1MA-6-2 genome has a window encoding:
- a CDS encoding ABC transporter permease, whose amino-acid sequence MLSLSIKQILRNLWRNKSFTFINLLGLSLGIAAVVVLFLISTYESGFDQFHSETDNLYRVVSKTERNDQLNFDAHVPYPTKQILAG is encoded by the coding sequence ATGCTATCACTTTCTATAAAACAAATCCTTCGGAACCTGTGGAGAAACAAGAGCTTCACCTTCATCAACCTGTTGGGTTTATCCCTTGGTATTGCAGCTGTTGTTGTACTTTTTCTTATCTCTACTTATGAAAGCGGCTTTGACCAATTTCATTCTGAGACTGACAATCTTTACCGCGTAGTAAGTAAAACTGAAAGAAACGATCAACTAAATTTCGATGCCCATGTTCCTTATCCAACTAAGCAGATTCTTGCAGGATGA
- a CDS encoding FtsX-like permease family protein, which produces MFLIQLSRFLQDEVPGITATQINFADEMQVQIAEQDPILEENVIFADSLFFNVLDFKEVENFWISGSPETALDLPNVVVLSESKAKEYFPGSNAMGQLIRIDNKADLEVVGVVKDVSGRSHLPYSIIISYSTLNDELMNGFDLQSWSFTSGGYSYVRLPDKQAPTALDAAFEAMVERKSTPEEKRKEEIYLQPLSQIHFDPTYEGSNATYTVSSRYLTMLLLLGGFILLIACVNYVNLSTSFAFTKSKEVGVRKTIGASKKQLFFHYMLETFVVTLLAAVIGIAIALLFLPTINSILGKSINSLALLDPLFITGFLGIIILISFISGAYPAIILSGFSPVNSLKNRFATPGKSSVVLRKGLVVFQFTTSIALIICTLVISRQMEYFQNKELGFNKEAVIEVRLPESDSIKRENFRNLLQEQTGIKQISFCLGAPISGSGIGTSLNAPQLPEGGGYSTKVIPCDGNYLKTYEMEILAGRWFLSSEEKNIGSAVVINRSLAKTLGFNEPEEALGSTIQIGINDIRPTIVGVTEDFHTSSLHENIGSVAMTPFPYFHVAAGIKINQADMRNTLAAVEDSWRKIYPDNVYEMNFIDETLAGSYEQETQNFQIFKAFSFISIFICCIGLWGLISFVVVRKTKEIGIRKVLGATVSGIVVLLSRDFLLLIAIALLLASPVAWYFMDKWLQDFAYRIDIGWIVFAIAGIFAILIAFITISYQAIKAGLANPVKNLRTE; this is translated from the coding sequence ATGTTCCTTATCCAACTAAGCAGATTCTTGCAGGATGAAGTTCCGGGAATTACAGCTACACAGATAAACTTTGCTGATGAGATGCAGGTGCAGATTGCAGAGCAGGACCCTATTCTTGAAGAAAATGTAATTTTTGCTGACTCTCTTTTTTTTAATGTTCTTGATTTCAAAGAGGTTGAAAATTTCTGGATCTCCGGAAGTCCTGAAACCGCTTTAGACTTACCTAATGTTGTGGTACTATCAGAGAGTAAGGCAAAAGAGTACTTCCCCGGCAGTAATGCAATGGGCCAGCTAATTCGAATTGATAATAAGGCAGATCTTGAGGTGGTGGGAGTTGTAAAAGATGTTTCAGGTAGAAGCCATTTACCGTATTCTATAATTATCTCCTACTCCACCTTAAATGATGAACTCATGAATGGGTTTGATCTCCAGAGTTGGTCTTTTACTTCCGGCGGCTATAGCTATGTGCGCCTTCCTGATAAGCAGGCACCTACTGCCCTTGATGCGGCTTTTGAAGCTATGGTGGAAAGAAAATCTACTCCCGAGGAGAAAAGAAAGGAAGAAATATACCTGCAGCCATTGTCCCAAATACATTTTGATCCCACTTACGAGGGCAGTAATGCAACATATACAGTAAGCTCCAGATACCTTACAATGTTGTTGTTGCTTGGGGGTTTCATACTGCTCATTGCATGCGTTAATTATGTAAATCTTTCTACTTCTTTTGCTTTTACTAAATCAAAAGAGGTTGGGGTTCGAAAAACAATTGGAGCCTCTAAAAAGCAGCTGTTCTTTCACTATATGCTGGAGACTTTTGTTGTGACTCTGTTGGCAGCTGTGATAGGAATTGCCATTGCTCTTCTATTTTTACCTACGATCAACAGTATTTTAGGGAAATCCATTAATTCATTAGCTCTTCTTGATCCTCTTTTCATAACCGGATTTTTAGGCATAATAATTTTAATCTCCTTTATTTCAGGAGCCTACCCGGCTATTATTTTATCCGGGTTTAGCCCGGTGAATTCACTGAAAAATCGCTTTGCCACGCCGGGTAAATCCTCTGTGGTATTAAGAAAAGGATTAGTTGTATTTCAATTTACCACATCCATTGCCCTCATAATTTGTACCCTGGTCATCTCCCGACAAATGGAGTATTTTCAGAATAAGGAATTAGGCTTTAACAAGGAGGCTGTCATAGAAGTGCGATTACCGGAAAGCGATAGTATCAAACGTGAAAATTTCAGGAACCTCTTACAGGAACAAACAGGAATTAAGCAAATCTCTTTTTGTTTGGGAGCTCCAATTTCAGGAAGCGGAATTGGTACAAGTTTAAACGCACCTCAACTTCCGGAAGGTGGTGGTTATAGTACCAAGGTCATTCCCTGCGATGGCAATTATCTTAAAACCTACGAGATGGAAATTCTGGCAGGCAGATGGTTTCTTTCTTCAGAAGAAAAAAATATAGGAAGTGCTGTGGTCATAAACCGTTCCCTTGCCAAAACCCTGGGATTTAATGAACCTGAAGAAGCTCTGGGAAGTACAATACAAATAGGAATAAATGATATTAGACCAACCATTGTAGGAGTAACTGAAGATTTTCATACTTCTTCCCTTCACGAGAATATAGGATCGGTTGCAATGACACCTTTCCCATACTTTCATGTAGCTGCGGGTATTAAAATTAATCAGGCAGATATGAGAAATACCCTGGCGGCTGTGGAAGATTCCTGGAGAAAAATTTATCCCGATAATGTTTACGAAATGAACTTCATTGATGAAACACTTGCAGGAAGTTATGAGCAGGAAACGCAAAACTTTCAAATTTTCAAAGCATTTTCATTCATCTCCATCTTCATTTGCTGTATTGGTTTATGGGGTCTTATCTCTTTTGTAGTGGTGAGGAAAACAAAAGAAATAGGAATAAGAAAAGTGCTGGGCGCCACGGTAAGTGGGATAGTGGTTTTGTTAAGCAGGGATTTCCTCCTCTTAATTGCAATTGCATTGTTGCTTGCTTCTCCCGTCGCCTGGTATTTTATGGATAAGTGGCTTCAGGATTTTGCATATCGCATTGACATAGGATGGATCGTTTTTGCCATTGCAGGAATATTTGCCATTCTTATAGCTTTTATAACAATAAGTTATCAGGCAATAAAAGCTGGACTGGCAAATCCGGTTAAAAATTTAAGGACAGAATAA
- a CDS encoding ABC transporter permease, whose translation MLIISAIVVFNQVNYLHNKDLGFSKDQIMFFPMRGDEMFTNKDAFKDQLEQIPGVASVSVGYGFPGDAVAGDGIKTLKNGQLVENPATQLMVDYDYIQTLGLEMVAGRPFSEEMGTDRDKAFIINETAVKNLGFETPEKAIGQQLTWNVWNNTNPDSLKVGQVIGVVKDFNYKSLYEKVETTVLQIFPDAAWKVAVKLETAQLESSLDQVETVWNKFSPEYPLEYKFLDENFEVMYQSEDKLKTLLGVFTGLAIFVGCLGLFGLAAFSAERRKREIGIRKVLGASVENIVMLLSKDFVKLVLVALLIASPIAWYFMDGWLQDFAYRINIGWYVFLIAGISAVSIALLTVGFHAIKAAVSNPVKNIRTE comes from the coding sequence TTGCTTATAATTAGCGCCATTGTAGTTTTTAATCAGGTGAATTATCTGCATAATAAAGATTTGGGATTTAGTAAAGACCAGATCATGTTTTTTCCAATGCGAGGGGATGAAATGTTCACCAACAAAGATGCTTTTAAGGATCAACTGGAACAAATTCCCGGAGTTGCTTCTGTATCCGTGGGCTATGGATTCCCGGGAGATGCAGTGGCGGGAGACGGAATAAAGACTCTTAAAAACGGGCAACTGGTAGAAAACCCGGCCACGCAGTTAATGGTAGATTATGACTATATCCAGACCTTAGGTCTGGAAATGGTAGCGGGCCGACCTTTTTCAGAAGAAATGGGAACAGACAGGGATAAAGCTTTCATCATTAACGAAACCGCTGTAAAAAACCTCGGATTTGAAACTCCGGAGAAAGCCATAGGACAACAACTTACCTGGAATGTGTGGAACAATACCAATCCCGATTCTTTAAAAGTGGGACAGGTAATTGGCGTTGTAAAAGACTTTAACTATAAGAGTCTTTATGAAAAAGTTGAAACTACAGTGCTCCAAATTTTCCCTGATGCAGCCTGGAAAGTAGCGGTGAAATTGGAAACTGCGCAACTGGAAAGTTCTCTTGATCAGGTTGAGACGGTTTGGAACAAATTCAGTCCCGAATATCCTCTTGAATATAAATTTTTAGACGAAAATTTTGAAGTTATGTATCAGTCTGAAGATAAATTAAAAACTCTGTTGGGCGTATTTACCGGGCTTGCAATTTTCGTGGGTTGCCTTGGATTATTTGGATTGGCTGCATTTTCCGCAGAAAGAAGGAAGAGAGAAATTGGAATTAGAAAAGTTCTTGGGGCAAGTGTAGAAAACATAGTTATGCTTCTTTCTAAAGATTTTGTAAAGCTGGTATTGGTTGCTCTTTTAATTGCCTCTCCAATTGCCTGGTATTTTATGGACGGCTGGTTACAGGATTTTGCCTATAGGATCAACATTGGCTGGTACGTGTTTTTAATAGCAGGAATTTCGGCAGTAAGCATTGCCTTATTAACAGTAGGTTTTCATGCTATTAAAGCAGCAGTAAGCAATCCCGTTAAAAATATAAGAACAGAATAA
- a CDS encoding ABC transporter permease: MVVVQFVISVVLIIASVVISKQMNFLRSTDLGFKKEQQLVIPLRSAVAKENYLNLKQKIAANPDVKSVGASFYYPGIFNPTDWLMYKEGNTMENAKSVYINRVDNSFLQTMEIKPVAGRIFSEDFTGDNENSIVINEKAVSVMGFASPEAAVGNWIAFDWEGTQYRFGIIGVVKDFHFKDLHIGIEPYGFLLNNTSNQNYIIAQVGTGNMKQNLDSFEANWKSVIPNEPFEYSFLDQDFQKNYQAEDWLAKMISYFTLIAIIISCLGLFGLATFSAEQRIREIGLRKVLGASVSNLVALLSVDFLKLVLLAVLIASPLAWYAMDKWLQTFAYKISISWEVFALTALLAIIIALVTVSFQAIKAALVNPVKNLRTE; the protein is encoded by the coding sequence TTGGTAGTAGTACAATTTGTAATATCTGTGGTATTAATTATCGCTTCTGTTGTCATCTCAAAACAAATGAACTTCTTACGTTCTACGGATCTTGGGTTTAAAAAAGAACAACAACTCGTAATCCCATTGAGGAGTGCAGTAGCAAAAGAAAATTACCTGAATTTAAAGCAAAAAATAGCTGCCAATCCCGATGTCAAATCTGTTGGGGCATCCTTTTACTATCCGGGAATCTTTAATCCTACAGACTGGTTGATGTACAAAGAAGGAAATACTATGGAAAACGCCAAATCTGTTTACATCAACAGGGTTGACAATAGTTTTTTACAAACCATGGAGATTAAACCTGTAGCAGGACGTATTTTTTCTGAAGATTTTACTGGAGACAACGAGAACAGTATAGTAATAAATGAAAAGGCTGTTTCAGTGATGGGTTTTGCTTCGCCGGAAGCAGCAGTAGGTAACTGGATCGCCTTTGACTGGGAAGGCACGCAGTATCGCTTCGGGATTATAGGGGTTGTAAAAGATTTTCACTTTAAAGATCTCCATATAGGCATAGAACCTTATGGTTTCCTATTAAACAACACCTCAAACCAAAATTACATCATTGCCCAGGTGGGCACAGGTAATATGAAACAAAACCTCGATTCCTTTGAAGCAAACTGGAAAAGTGTAATTCCTAATGAACCTTTTGAGTACAGTTTCCTGGACCAGGATTTTCAGAAAAATTATCAGGCAGAAGACTGGCTTGCAAAGATGATAAGCTATTTCACTTTAATAGCAATTATTATTTCCTGCCTTGGATTATTTGGCCTGGCCACCTTTAGTGCGGAGCAGCGAATCCGGGAAATCGGCCTCAGGAAAGTTTTGGGTGCAAGTGTTTCCAATCTTGTGGCCTTACTTTCTGTTGACTTTCTAAAATTGGTATTGTTGGCAGTTTTGATTGCCTCTCCTCTTGCCTGGTATGCTATGGACAAATGGCTGCAAACTTTTGCCTATAAGATCAGTATTTCCTGGGAGGTGTTTGCTTTAACGGCATTACTTGCAATAATAATAGCACTGGTCACAGTAAGTTTCCAGGCAATAAAAGCCGCTCTGGTAAATCCTGTAAAGAATTTAAGAACTGAGTGA
- a CDS encoding ABC transporter permease, translating to MLRHKGFSFLNIAGLALGFTACFLIALFIWDEYQFDKFLPEGDRVYRVYNNHTDNEGTEDLAVTYPMIAPTLNENFPEVEKTARILMLPETKNLYEVGDKKIYEERGIFVDSTFFEVLPLEFKYGTAKSSLDQPESIVLSEEMAERYFGIENPVGKEIIMNKTPLKITGVFTKKSKVSFTIRICNASCFGRYTC from the coding sequence ATGCTGAGGCATAAAGGGTTTTCCTTTTTAAATATCGCAGGTTTGGCTTTAGGCTTTACAGCTTGCTTTTTAATTGCCCTCTTCATTTGGGACGAATATCAATTTGATAAATTCCTTCCTGAAGGAGATCGGGTTTACCGGGTTTATAATAACCATACCGATAATGAAGGAACCGAGGATTTGGCTGTAACTTATCCTATGATTGCTCCTACCCTGAACGAAAACTTTCCTGAAGTTGAAAAAACTGCCAGGATCTTAATGCTGCCGGAAACAAAGAACCTTTATGAAGTAGGCGATAAAAAGATCTATGAAGAGAGGGGAATTTTTGTTGATTCTACCTTCTTTGAGGTTTTACCCTTAGAATTTAAATACGGAACCGCAAAAAGTTCCCTAGATCAACCGGAATCTATTGTTCTTTCTGAAGAAATGGCAGAAAGATATTTTGGTATTGAAAATCCTGTAGGTAAAGAAATTATTATGAATAAAACTCCTTTAAAAATTACAGGAGTTTTTACAAAAAAATCCAAAGTTTCATTTACAATTCGAATCTGTAATGCCTCTTGCTTTGGCAGGTATACCTGCTGA
- a CDS encoding ABC transporter permease, with translation MFKNYLKLAARNLMKHKTFSFINIFGLAIGFICCMLISLYIFHEYSYDLHHENGSRTYQLAAVHESDGESEARPTVPAAMAGTLTQDFPEIEETTRLLALFEDDKTLLKYEAPGGATNSFYETEGFIADASFFDMFTYNFIEGNPETALAAPNTVVVTEEIARKMFGNDSALGKQIRVSSSTNGDHDYTISGVFKPHKNPSHINARFFLSVEGGNLEEFVNNSTTLVNNNMFFTYLRLKEGIDPQSLEKKFPGFIKQHMEEDLKARGSKAEFFLTPLEDIHLESRMAENVTPPGSRKYIYILASIAILTLLIACINFMNLSTSRSSKRSVEVGVRKVLGAERKTLIWQFLGESLIMSLIAYFFAVILVQFLLPIFGQVAGKEITLALDQQVQLYLAFLLIAFLTGLLAGSYPAFFLSSFKLG, from the coding sequence ATGTTCAAAAACTATTTAAAATTAGCCGCCAGGAATTTGATGAAGCATAAGACCTTCTCTTTCATCAACATCTTTGGATTAGCAATTGGTTTTATCTGTTGCATGCTTATCTCCTTGTATATTTTTCACGAATACAGCTATGACCTGCATCATGAAAATGGAAGCAGAACTTATCAGTTAGCTGCGGTACACGAATCCGACGGAGAATCAGAAGCAAGACCTACGGTACCTGCAGCAATGGCAGGGACTCTTACTCAGGACTTTCCGGAGATCGAGGAAACCACAAGATTACTGGCACTTTTTGAAGATGATAAAACCCTTTTGAAATATGAGGCACCAGGTGGTGCGACAAATTCCTTTTATGAGACAGAAGGATTTATTGCCGATGCTTCCTTCTTCGATATGTTCACTTATAATTTTATTGAAGGAAATCCTGAAACAGCACTTGCTGCTCCCAACACTGTAGTTGTAACAGAAGAAATTGCGAGGAAAATGTTTGGAAATGATTCCGCATTGGGCAAACAAATAAGAGTAAGCAGCAGTACCAACGGGGACCACGACTACACGATTAGCGGTGTCTTTAAACCTCATAAAAATCCTTCCCATATCAATGCCCGCTTCTTCCTGTCTGTTGAGGGAGGAAATCTTGAGGAGTTTGTAAATAACAGTACCACACTGGTAAACAATAATATGTTCTTTACTTATTTAAGGCTGAAGGAAGGGATTGATCCACAAAGTCTGGAGAAAAAATTTCCTGGTTTTATTAAGCAACATATGGAGGAAGACTTAAAGGCCCGGGGATCTAAAGCCGAATTTTTTCTTACTCCCCTTGAAGATATTCACCTGGAATCAAGAATGGCCGAAAATGTTACCCCTCCCGGAAGCAGGAAATACATCTATATTCTGGCTTCTATTGCTATTCTTACCCTGCTTATAGCGTGTATTAACTTTATGAATTTGTCTACCTCCCGCTCTTCCAAGAGAAGTGTGGAAGTAGGTGTTCGTAAAGTCCTGGGTGCCGAAAGGAAAACGCTCATCTGGCAATTTTTGGGAGAATCACTTATTATGTCTCTTATTGCTTATTTCTTCGCAGTTATACTGGTGCAGTTTCTTCTTCCCATCTTCGGCCAGGTAGCGGGAAAAGAAATTACTTTGGCACTTGATCAACAAGTACAGCTATATCTTGCCTTTTTATTGATAGCATTTCTTACGGGACTTCTTGCAGGAAGTTATCCGGCTTTTTTCCTGTCCTCATTTAAACTAGGTTAA
- a CDS encoding ABC transporter permease — protein sequence MQPLKDIHLHSSSFVYDNAKRGNITYVKALTFIAIFILLIACFNFINLATAKSLQRAKEVGVRKTIGADRKQLITQFLGETVFLTIISIVLSLALTALLLPWLNEFTGKDINYSAFTNPIALLVFLILTITVGILASLYPALVLSKFR from the coding sequence TTGCAGCCTTTAAAAGATATTCATTTACATTCCTCCAGCTTTGTGTATGACAATGCTAAAAGAGGTAATATTACTTATGTAAAGGCTCTTACTTTTATCGCAATCTTTATTTTACTTATTGCCTGTTTTAACTTTATAAACCTTGCTACCGCAAAATCTCTACAACGAGCAAAAGAAGTTGGAGTTAGAAAAACTATTGGAGCAGATCGAAAGCAATTGATCACTCAATTTTTGGGAGAAACGGTATTCCTTACAATTATAAGTATTGTTCTTTCTCTGGCTTTAACCGCTCTTTTGCTACCATGGTTAAATGAGTTTACAGGTAAAGATATAAACTACTCTGCCTTCACAAACCCCATAGCATTACTGGTATTTTTAATTCTTACAATAACTGTGGGAATTCTTGCCAGCCTTTACCCGGCGCTGGTACTTTCTAAGTTTAGGTAG
- a CDS encoding nuclear transport factor 2 family protein, whose protein sequence is MKNNIKFFFILLLIISSTAGFSQNSSSEDEKKVRAAILDYVEGVYEVDPARIKKSVHPSLVKRGTSLNRQSGEYSQFNEMTFGQLVELAKNWNKDGNRADSKTVRDITVYDVQDKTATAKVVAAWGTDYFHLAQIDGKWYIMNVLWQSLKSN, encoded by the coding sequence ATGAAAAATAACATCAAATTTTTCTTTATCCTGCTCCTGATAATAAGCAGCACAGCCGGGTTTTCACAAAACTCTTCTTCTGAAGATGAAAAAAAGGTGAGAGCAGCAATCCTGGATTATGTTGAAGGGGTTTACGAAGTTGATCCCGCAAGGATTAAAAAAAGTGTTCATCCCTCTCTTGTAAAGCGGGGAACATCCCTGAACAGGCAAAGCGGTGAATATTCTCAATTCAATGAGATGACCTTCGGGCAACTGGTAGAACTTGCCAAAAACTGGAATAAAGATGGGAACCGTGCAGACTCAAAAACGGTGCGAGATATCACTGTTTATGATGTTCAGGATAAAACAGCAACGGCAAAAGTTGTAGCCGCCTGGGGAACAGATTACTTCCATTTAGCACAGATTGATGGAAAATGGTACATCATGAATGTGCTATGGCAATCACTAAAATCTAATTGA
- a CDS encoding ABC transporter permease, whose protein sequence is MIRNYLKMAWRNLLKDKTFSFLNIFGLAVAFGVAILLSIYALFELSYDQFHSDEVYIVYSTDQTPKGAQASTSREIPFAGALQEEVPGIEKITRYMGTSGLIISGDKQIRLNTTYVDPDFFSIFNFPLIKGDKENPITEKSTVAITQYAAKTIFNSEDVIGETIRILQEGEETPYTVAAIVEDFPDQSSMGFDVVLNFKNLPDFVYADNLNAWDKSNHEVFLKLSENVTPAEFEKSTRAFTELHYQEELEAAKRDGAQPDANGHYKQFRLVPFSDSRFLKFENGIAKISKTMPYLVLGIAFLILFIASVNFINMSIARSSQRLREIGMRKTLGAGKIQLFLQFWGDSILIFLAAMALGALLATYLIDPFKTLFETSASFKSVSSPHIIAIFLLVLLLITLSAGGYPAILQSRLGTLQALKGKLETTGKNRVRNFLMVLQFGIAILLISGTLILWNQLEFMRNKDLGFDKEQVIAFPLNGKQSDQRAMQLLRNELQDKPGIISVSASNNILGMGKDQTRSTSVIGFEFQGRGVRTNMIMVDHDYIETLGLEMIKGRSFDRQFATDSLAVVINEAMVRELNEEDILSTRITLDDSIQYSVIGVLKDYNFQDLNREIEPMTLFLNPGWNLRHAYVKVAPQNVSGSFEKVKAAWNKIEPQAEFMGSFLDENIDRTLKRERNMTTMITSGSIIAIILSCTGLFAISLLVVTQRRKEIGIRKVVGASVSNITFMLTMDFLKLVGLAFLIAAPIAWHFGRKWIQNYPYRIDLNLWIFLAVSGIAVLIALLTVSFQAIKAATSNPVNSLKSE, encoded by the coding sequence ATGATTAGAAATTATCTTAAAATGGCCTGGAGGAATCTATTAAAAGATAAAACCTTCAGCTTTCTGAATATTTTCGGACTGGCTGTGGCTTTTGGTGTAGCAATTCTCTTAAGCATCTATGCTCTTTTTGAACTTTCATACGATCAATTTCATTCAGATGAGGTTTACATAGTTTATTCTACAGATCAAACTCCAAAGGGAGCTCAGGCAAGTACTTCAAGGGAAATACCTTTTGCAGGAGCATTACAGGAAGAAGTCCCGGGAATAGAAAAAATTACAAGGTATATGGGGACCTCCGGTCTTATAATTTCCGGAGATAAGCAAATAAGGCTGAACACAACTTACGTAGATCCCGATTTCTTTTCCATCTTTAATTTTCCACTGATTAAAGGTGATAAAGAAAATCCAATAACTGAAAAATCTACTGTTGCAATCACTCAATATGCAGCGAAAACAATATTTAATTCTGAAGATGTTATAGGTGAAACTATAAGAATCCTGCAGGAAGGAGAGGAAACCCCCTATACCGTGGCAGCTATAGTAGAAGATTTTCCGGATCAAAGCAGTATGGGTTTTGATGTTGTTTTAAACTTTAAAAACCTTCCGGATTTCGTTTATGCGGATAATCTTAATGCCTGGGATAAATCGAATCACGAGGTGTTCCTCAAATTATCTGAAAATGTTACTCCTGCTGAATTTGAAAAATCCACCAGGGCTTTTACTGAACTACATTATCAGGAAGAGTTAGAAGCTGCAAAAAGAGATGGAGCTCAACCTGACGCAAATGGTCATTATAAACAATTTCGCCTGGTACCATTTTCTGATTCCCGTTTCCTGAAGTTTGAAAATGGAATAGCAAAAATTTCCAAAACAATGCCATACCTGGTGCTGGGCATCGCATTCCTGATATTGTTTATCGCCAGTGTCAACTTCATCAATATGAGCATTGCCAGGAGCTCACAACGGCTTCGGGAGATTGGAATGCGAAAAACTTTAGGAGCGGGGAAAATCCAGCTCTTTCTTCAATTTTGGGGTGATAGTATTCTTATTTTCTTAGCCGCCATGGCACTGGGAGCTTTATTGGCTACTTATCTTATAGATCCTTTCAAGACGCTATTCGAGACTTCCGCCTCATTTAAATCTGTTTCTTCCCCTCATATAATTGCAATTTTTCTCCTGGTGCTGCTTCTAATTACGCTTTCGGCAGGTGGTTATCCCGCAATTCTACAAAGCAGGCTGGGAACTCTGCAGGCATTAAAAGGTAAACTTGAGACCACAGGCAAAAACAGAGTGCGAAATTTTCTAATGGTGCTCCAGTTTGGTATTGCTATTCTTTTAATAAGTGGTACCCTGATACTTTGGAATCAGCTGGAATTTATGAGAAATAAAGATCTGGGTTTTGACAAGGAACAGGTTATTGCTTTTCCACTTAACGGGAAGCAAAGTGACCAAAGAGCCATGCAGTTATTGCGGAATGAATTGCAGGATAAGCCTGGAATAATCAGCGTGAGTGCATCCAACAATATCCTTGGAATGGGAAAAGATCAAACCCGGTCTACAAGTGTTATAGGATTTGAATTTCAGGGACGGGGGGTAAGAACAAATATGATCATGGTTGATCACGACTATATTGAAACCCTGGGTTTGGAGATGATAAAAGGCCGAAGTTTTGATCGGCAATTCGCGACAGATAGTCTTGCTGTGGTTATTAATGAAGCTATGGTCAGAGAACTAAATGAAGAAGATATTCTTAGCACCAGGATCACTCTGGACGATTCCATCCAATATTCCGTGATTGGTGTTTTAAAAGATTATAATTTCCAGGACCTCAACCGGGAAATTGAGCCTATGACATTGTTCCTGAATCCCGGGTGGAATCTACGGCACGCATATGTTAAAGTTGCTCCTCAAAATGTTTCAGGATCTTTTGAGAAAGTTAAAGCAGCCTGGAACAAAATTGAACCCCAGGCTGAATTCATGGGATCCTTTCTCGATGAAAATATCGACCGTACTTTAAAACGAGAACGCAATATGACCACCATGATAACCAGCGGATCTATTATTGCAATTATTTTGAGTTGTACAGGTTTGTTTGCCATTTCCCTCTTAGTAGTAACTCAACGCAGAAAAGAAATAGGTATAAGAAAAGTTGTGGGGGCAAGTGTTTCCAACATCACTTTTATGCTTACCATGGATTTTCTGAAGCTGGTAGGGTTAGCTTTTCTTATTGCGGCACCCATTGCCTGGCATTTTGGTAGAAAATGGATCCAGAACTACCCGTATAGGATAGATCTAAATTTGTGGATTTTCCTGGCAGTAAGCGGAATTGCTGTCTTAATCGCATTATTGACAGTAAGTTTTCAGGCTATAAAGGCCGCAACTTCTAATCCTGTAAACAGTTTAAAATCTGAATAA